The window TTCCTCATACTATCATTTCGATAGGGAAAAAATATCACCAACAATATCTTTTCCTCACTACTACACTCGCGCTCCTGATTTCTAACACCTCTCGCCTGTAATTCGTAGTTATATATACTACAAGAAAATTTGCTCACGATCGAACAACACCCCATTTTCCAACGAAAATGGGGAAGAAATGAAACAAAAGCATCAGCTAGCCGAGCTTAATTAATCCGTGCCTATCGATCGACGGTGCACCAGCACGACCcccgggcgacggcggcgagcggcggcggtggCAACTCCGGTAGGGATATCGATCGGAGACGACACCGGAGGTCTCCACGCTTGACGTTGACCTCCAGCTGCAGGCCCCGCACGGTGGTAGCCGGCGGCATCACCACCGAGGCCGCAGCAAAGCCACCAGAGCTCCCCTCCGTAGGCGCCGCGCCCCCGCGGCTCGTAACCGTCGTCCGGCCACAGCACGTCCGCCTCCTGGAACTCCTCCGccatgtcgccgtcgccgccatgCCCGCCGGCGAAGGTGGAAGGGTAGGAGAGGAAGCCACCGGAGGACCCACCACCGAACGGCAGCAGGCTCGTCGACGAGGACGTCGAGCTCATCGATGAGGACGCCGCAGGGCCGTCGTCGTCGCTGCCGAACGACTCGCACGAGAACTCGACGGCGGCCGCGGCAGCGGAGTCGTACAGCTGATCCTGGAGGCTCCTCTCACGGTcccgcgacggcggcggcgtgtCGGGCCACAGCACGTCGGCCTCCTGGAGCTCCTCCATGGGCGCACCTCCGGCCAGGAAACTATTTCCGAGAGCAGCCAGGCAAGCCATTCTTGTAATATGGGTTGCGCGCGCCTTGCCGCAAGAGAGAAGCGCGTCGCATCGCCGTGTGTGATGACGTGACGTAGGGGGCACTCCTGGCCTTGATTAAATTTGGTTAACTGCGCAGCGCTCAGCAAAATGACAGATTATGTAATACTACGTACGTGACGCCACATGCCGTTCAATGCCGACTTTAACAATCGACTTATGCGTGCTGGTTTGTGTTGGCCACAAAATGCCGAGTCATATTCAAAATGAAACTGCGCGATACTTGTGAAAGAAACAAAACTGAGGCATCATACTATATGTCAGTGACAGCGATTTTTGCAGAAATGTACATCGTTATCTGCTTCTAGGACAAGAGAGAGCTTGATTGCAAGAGATAGATGGGGAATACTAGAAAAAGATTGGTGATGCAGTGACGGTTGCAAGCGCATAAGAAATGGCAGATTGGGTTAATCCGGTGGGCAACCAATCATTCGCGACCTGGATGATGCTTGACCGGGTAACGTGGACAAGGGATGCGGTTAGGGAGACCCACACAGCAAGTCATCCTCCCAGGATGGCCACGGCTCACGCCTTACTATAGAAGTTTTATTCCGTCAGGAACTAGCTGCACCTAACCCTTCAGTCTCACATCGATCTAGATTAGTTTAGATTTTTAGGGGGGTTTAGGGTCAAATAACTACGCGAATACAGTTTCAAGTTGCCATGCTTACCTGCGTGGCCACAGTGCAATTGGATCATGAACCAAAATTAGTGTGAGAAACGAAAATGACACAATCCAAAGCCAGTCGAACGAAAAGTCAAGAGCAGATGTGCAGAGCATCCAGAAACCAGAGATAGACAGTCAATACTGAGATTAGTCATCACATCACATAATAACAAATATCCATCAATTCCGCCTAGCACAAACTCTCGGGATCACTCACGGTCACAGAGCGTCAGTCTCCTCTCGCAGTAACAGTAAAACCAGGAGCTCAGTCATACTTTGTACAGGATTGTACACCACGCCGCGCCGGGCCAGCGacggcggctactccggcgcgcGTACAGGGAACACCGATGTTATTCAGGGCTGTTGTTAACTCTTCTTgcccggcggggcggggcggggcggccgggTGATTCCTGATTAGCAGAGGCAAACTTGGTCTACTGCCTATCCAAGAACATGTAGTCCGCGGCAGCGCCGGGCGGGAGGCCACCGGCGCGGGGCGTCGTCGACTCCGCCATCTCCTTAAGGAATGAGACGACGTCCTCCGACGAGTTGAGCAGGTAACGGGCGTTGGAGCGCTTCCTCCCGACCGCGCAGGAGAAGTAGTTGTCGCCGTTGAGGTCGAGGACCGACGACCCTTCGCGCCAGTCGTGGTGGCTGTTGTTGTTTGCGGTGCTGTGGTCGGATGACGACGATGACCTCtccggaggcggcggcgcgaccTGAGGCTTTTGTGTCCTCGCCTGCGAGTTCCTCGAGTTGCTCCGGCCGTTTGATGGCCGCCCGTTCTGCCTCCTGTCGACGGATACCGACGCACCGTCCGGTTTCACTTTTGGCTCAGAAGGGTATTCAGGGTCAAAAAACACATAGATGTCTTCGTCCTGAAAAGATAAAATTTTAAAAATTTCCTACTGTCACACACATTGAAGACTGAACTAGAAAGGAATGCGAGAACATAAAGTCAGTGCAGAATTACCTTTCCTAGGAAGTGGCCTATGCATAGCACATAGTCAATCGGAGTAACCATGCTTTTGCTGTGAACTATCTCTCCTAGAATACGATCAATTGCAGCACCCTACAGAACGGAAATGAATAATTGGTAAGGCATCAGTTAGCTAAATAACATGAAAAGCTTCCACCATGTTTAAAAATCACACTGCCTAACTGACCTTTGTAACTCCAACAGAGCGAACTTCAACTGAACGGCTCCCTTGAACAACATCCACAGCTGCATTTGAGATTGGACCGGTCCACAAGTGCTGCAGCATATCTCTTGCTTGGAGCCTCCCAAACTCGACATCTTCACAAGAGGCAAGTGCAAATAGTATTGGATATTTTTGTTATTCACAAAATGAACAAAAACTATGCATGAAGACCTGATCACTTACCGGCATACTTGTAATTCCACACAAATGATGTTTCACGATGTTCAAAATGAGATCTTGGGGTTCTTTCTGTGAAGTACTCAAAAACATGCTGGAAAAGGGTAAATGGTGTGAGAAGGTATACATTAAGGGGTTACAACTGGATATTGCTCATGAAACAGACATACCTTTACACTGTCGACCCAATCCATGTTCAGATGCTCAGGCATTGTTGTCATCCATTCTCCATCAGTTGGGCGTAAGAACATCCCATGCTCTGCTGCCAGCCACAAGTTAAATTCTCCGAAATTCTGCAAAGGGGATAGGATATGTTGATTTTAATACTAACAGATAAAGCAATTACAAATCACAAAATGACAGGATTAGTGGTATTACTTCATCAAGAACACTCCTGTCGCTTCCGCTGAGAACGATAACCGTAGTGCTCTCATCCTCGCAGAGGGCTCTCAAAGGACCCTTTAAGTCAGGATGCAACTTGAGTTCCATCTCCTTGATTTGATCACCGCCCCGTCTCCCAGAGGATTCAACTGGCTCGGTCAATGTTGAATTGAAACCCTGCATTCAGTCATCGGTGCAACAAATAGAAATTGTAAGGTCATGCTGTTTGAGTGCCAAGTTCATTGTACTATGAAGGAAAAACTATATTTGCAGATGCCATTCATTTAGTTTAAAATGCAAGGAAAATAAATGAACTAATGTGTAACATTTCAACATGTGGAGAAGTTACTGCAGAAGAGTAAACAAGCAGTTTTTTGCATTATAATACCCCAGTGATGGCCAGTATAAACAACTTCACAACAAATATCAATAGAAAAGAGCAAATATGGTGTTTACCAATATGAGCAAACGGTTTTTTGACTGCAGATATTGCTGGATGGCCGTTCGACTAGGAAGGTCAGGGGGAACTTGTCTTGTTCTCATCAGAGCTTCAGCAACTGTATCGTTTAGCTCACTACATGAAAAGACACAGTGTGGTTACAAGAAAGTCTGGCAGCAGCTAACAAATTTATATTTACAATGAAAAAGAAACATTTAATCTACTAGTAAGTTCTGGTTAATAAAAGTACAAATGAGACGAAGTGGAAACGAGCTCCTCACCATACAAAAGTTTCAGCCCAATCTTGGGCGGTATGAGTTGTTACATGCGCGTAGTTATGCCTGTGCCGCTTCTCTCTCTCATCAGATGTCATTGTCAAAGCATGTTTTATTGAGTCTGCAACTTCTGTAATATTCCAGGGATTTACAAGAATGGCACCAGCACCAAGCGATTGTGCTGCACCGGCAAACTGAAATTGTAATGGTAGAACTTATGCACCAAAATCAAATATATTTTCAAGAGACTGTGTAAAAGAAACGGAAAATATGAACACACACATATGAATATCCTTACAGACTAAATTTGGAATCAACCGATATTATTTATCATCATAGCTGATCACTTACCTCACTCAATATCAGAACTCCTTTTTTTGATCCCTGGCATGCAACATATTCGTAGCTTACAAGATTCATGCCATCCCTCAGTGATGTTACAAGAGCCACATCTAAGCAAAACAGAGGAAATGCAGAGCTCAAGCACGATAAAAGCACTAATATTTTGAACAAAAGAGTGCTAATAAAGTCCAACTTTCAATATAAAGAGAGCTGCCAGGAATTACCAGTGACTGCATAAAGAGCACACAAGGCATGGAAATCAAGAGATCGATCCTGCAAGGAGCAAATTATTTTAGATGAAACGAAATAGTTTGCCAAAGAGCTATTTAATAGATAGCACAAAGAATTTAGGTCATAAGATAGCACAATGAGCTATTTAAAAGCTAACCAGATGATGAATAGGAACAGCAGACAATGTTCCAAATCGTCCATTTATGCGCCCAACAATTTCATGCACTTGGCTTGTAAGCTTCTGATCTGCTCAAGAAACAAGGAAGTGCTATAAGAACTGCAACCAAATCTATATTGTTTAAGAGGAATGATATTTTAAAAAGAGACAGCAAGCTGACAAATTGAAAACCATGTGTATGAACAATCATATGTCAAACATATGATGCACTACATATGCGGAGTGGCAAGAAAAAATACAGAAATGTTCTTACACTCAGGGACGTCAGTTCTAGTTGGCACAGCAATTTGAAGTAGAACCACTTTATCAATCCATTCAGGGTTTTCCTCAAGAAACTTTTCAAAGGCCAAAATCTTTTGGGGAATTCCTTTGATCATGTCAAGTCGATCAACACCAAGCATTACCTATGACAACAACCAGGAACGAATACTCTGTAAGACTACAAGTGGCGTCGATAAATTATACTAGATTTTTCAACAAAAGAAAGATAGGTCAAATCAAAAAGATATCGTTAATATGGTTTATAAGTTTGCAGGTCAAGAATTAATGTCCTACATTAGAATAACAGGACAGAAATGGAAGTGTGACTTTCAAGGTGGCATTTATGAGTTAGAACCGCTAAAATGTGCCAGGTAGATCTGGAAAATTCAAAAATACAATAGCAGCATCCTATCAGCTGTTTGGAAATTTCAAGTGTTTTCTCACCTTCCGTCCCGCAAATCGCTGTTTCAATTCATTGACATGTCTTTTTGCTGCATCAATGTCCAACGCCCTTTTGAAACGATCAGAGTCTATCCCAATAGGAAACTGAAGATTTCAGCCACGTGAGTAAAAAGAATCACCCATTTTCCAAAAAACAAATTGGATATTGTATAAATCATCATAATGAGAGGTAGGAATAGGTAAAATCATGAATAGCTTCAACTAATGGCATTTCACAACGAGGAGAGACCCTAGTGAAGCACCGCCACTGATCCCAAACATGTCAGATAATAAACAAACTAACTAACATAAAAGTTCTGATGTGTACCGCTGCAACCCGTGTTAACTTCCCCTGGTCCTCCACACCTTCAGGGGTACCCTCGAGTCCGAGTATTCTGGTACATGCGCTCACGAAATGCCTTGCATAGTCGTAAGTATGAAATCTGAAGAAGAAAATCAGTCAGAGCTAAGAACAAGCATATAGAACAACTTGTAAAGAAACCATTACTTATAAAAGCAAGATGCATGCTCACCCGACTAAATCAGCGCAGAGCACGGAGCGAAGCAGCTCCGAGCGTGATGGCAGAGTGCGGTAAATCTCCGAGGAAGGGAACGGCGTGTGCAGGAACCACCCGACCTTCATGTTGATGTCATGCTCCTTGAGGCACCTGGGCAGGAACATGAGGTGGTAGTCATGGCACCAGATCACATCCCCTTCCTGGTAGTGCTGGTAGACCACATCAGCAAACATCTGGTTGGCCCGCTTGTACGCGTCGAACTGCGACTCGAAGTTCCGGGTGGTTGCCAGCCTGTCCTCCTGCGGCAGCCCGAGGTAGTGGAAGAGCGGCCACAGTATGTTGTTGCAGTAGCCGTTGTAGTACTGGTGCACGATCTCCTCGTCCAGGAACACTGGTATGCATCTCTGTTTTGTTTGATCAGCAGAAACAGATATGGTTTCAGTCACTAGAACGAACTAGAGCGGTAAAGAAACAGAAAGCACTGTTCTATTGGTTCAGTTGACATCAAATATGTCCTGGATTCTGTGGATTGCAACGAACCTTCTCGGCGAGTGCATTGGTGAGAGCCTGCTGGCCGACCTCGTCGGGGACGTTCACGCCGGCCCAGCCGATCCACTTCGCGTCGACATCCTTCACACCTGCGAAGTCAGAAAATTCAGTACATGCAGCTGCTGCTAGTGCAGGACTCTGATGCATGCATCGCTCCGGCACATGACATTGAGGAGAAGGGATTACCGAGGAGCGCGCTGACGAGGCCACCGGCGCTGATCTCCAGGGACCACTGATCCTCGCCGCGGCGATTGGCGGAGACGGGGAGGCGGTTGGCCACGACGAGGAGGCGCTGCTTCATGCCGCGGAGGCCGAGGCGGCGGAACCCGCTGCGGGGACCCGAGAGCGGCGGCCGCGGGGCGTGGCCCCCCGacccgccaccgccaccgccggcgTCGTCCATGCTGGCGTGCGGGCCGCCCTCGGGGCGCGACTGGGCGCCGCAGTCGGCGAGGGAGGCCGCGGCGGGCTCCGCGACGTCCGTGTCCATGGCGTCGGGGGACGCGGCGGTGGGCAGGTGGTGGCGCCGGCCGCTGCCCCGGAGCACGCGCTCGATGGCGCTCGGCGAGGCGCCGCCGTCGTTGGAGAAGGGCGAGGAGTCGGGGGCGTTGGAGGACGGGGTCGGCATGGCTTCGTCGCCCAGCCTGCTTCTTCTTCTGCTGATGATGTTGCTGCCCGCGGCGTCAGTGCTCATGAACTTCCCAGACGACTCCCCCGCCGGATGATTCGTCCTGCAGCATTAGGCGGGCGCGCGCGGTGAGCGACGGCGGCGCGACAAGGCAGACAAACGAGACGGCCCATCACTCatgggcggcggccggcggcgagcGACGAACGGCGAACGGCGCGCGCGTCCCGAGGAGGAGGCGCGGCTGGGCTTAATTGCGCTGCTTTCCTCTCGTGTTGCGTTGTGTGACTCGTGTGCGCAGCGGCTCGCTCGCCACGGACGGACCCTGCTAAAACGGCGCGGGGTGGGGCCCGCGCGTCAGTGAGGTAGCCGCCAGCCAGGAGCACGGGCCTAGTCAAGCGCGCCGGGCCGCAGAAAATCCTCTTTTATTACGCCCACCGTtcgtcacacacacacacacacacacaattcctccacctttttttttcaaaaagtttcaag is drawn from Aegilops tauschii subsp. strangulata cultivar AL8/78 chromosome 1, Aet v6.0, whole genome shotgun sequence and contains these coding sequences:
- the LOC109733101 gene encoding alpha,alpha-trehalose-phosphate synthase [UDP-forming] 1 isoform X1, producing MLHEPAGVGVSSHCRAERGGEGGLDIGTNHPAGESSGKFMSTDAAGSNIISRRRSRLGDEAMPTPSSNAPDSSPFSNDGGASPSAIERVLRGSGRRHHLPTAASPDAMDTDVAEPAAASLADCGAQSRPEGGPHASMDDAGGGGGGSGGHAPRPPLSGPRSGFRRLGLRGMKQRLLVVANRLPVSANRRGEDQWSLEISAGGLVSALLGVKDVDAKWIGWAGVNVPDEVGQQALTNALAEKRCIPVFLDEEIVHQYYNGYCNNILWPLFHYLGLPQEDRLATTRNFESQFDAYKRANQMFADVVYQHYQEGDVIWCHDYHLMFLPRCLKEHDINMKVGWFLHTPFPSSEIYRTLPSRSELLRSVLCADLVGFHTYDYARHFVSACTRILGLEGTPEGVEDQGKLTRVAAFPIGIDSDRFKRALDIDAAKRHVNELKQRFAGRKVMLGVDRLDMIKGIPQKILAFEKFLEENPEWIDKVVLLQIAVPTRTDVPEYQKLTSQVHEIVGRINGRFGTLSAVPIHHLDRSLDFHALCALYAVTDVALVTSLRDGMNLVSYEYVACQGSKKGVLILSEFAGAAQSLGAGAILVNPWNITEVADSIKHALTMTSDEREKRHRHNYAHVTTHTAQDWAETFVCELNDTVAEALMRTRQVPPDLPSRTAIQQYLQSKNRLLILGFNSTLTEPVESSGRRGGDQIKEMELKLHPDLKGPLRALCEDESTTVIVLSGSDRSVLDENFGEFNLWLAAEHGMFLRPTDGEWMTTMPEHLNMDWVDSVKHVFEYFTERTPRSHFEHRETSFVWNYKYADVEFGRLQARDMLQHLWTGPISNAAVDVVQGSRSVEVRSVGVTKGAAIDRILGEIVHSKSMVTPIDYVLCIGHFLGKDEDIYVFFDPEYPSEPKVKPDGASVSVDRRQNGRPSNGRSNSRNSQARTQKPQVAPPPPERSSSSSDHSTANNNSHHDWREGSSVLDLNGDNYFSCAVGRKRSNARYLLNSSEDVVSFLKEMAESTTPRAGGLPPGAAADYMFLDRQ
- the LOC109733101 gene encoding alpha,alpha-trehalose-phosphate synthase [UDP-forming] 1 isoform X2, which produces MSTDAAGSNIISRRRSRLGDEAMPTPSSNAPDSSPFSNDGGASPSAIERVLRGSGRRHHLPTAASPDAMDTDVAEPAAASLADCGAQSRPEGGPHASMDDAGGGGGGSGGHAPRPPLSGPRSGFRRLGLRGMKQRLLVVANRLPVSANRRGEDQWSLEISAGGLVSALLGVKDVDAKWIGWAGVNVPDEVGQQALTNALAEKRCIPVFLDEEIVHQYYNGYCNNILWPLFHYLGLPQEDRLATTRNFESQFDAYKRANQMFADVVYQHYQEGDVIWCHDYHLMFLPRCLKEHDINMKVGWFLHTPFPSSEIYRTLPSRSELLRSVLCADLVGFHTYDYARHFVSACTRILGLEGTPEGVEDQGKLTRVAAFPIGIDSDRFKRALDIDAAKRHVNELKQRFAGRKVMLGVDRLDMIKGIPQKILAFEKFLEENPEWIDKVVLLQIAVPTRTDVPEYQKLTSQVHEIVGRINGRFGTLSAVPIHHLDRSLDFHALCALYAVTDVALVTSLRDGMNLVSYEYVACQGSKKGVLILSEFAGAAQSLGAGAILVNPWNITEVADSIKHALTMTSDEREKRHRHNYAHVTTHTAQDWAETFVCELNDTVAEALMRTRQVPPDLPSRTAIQQYLQSKNRLLILGFNSTLTEPVESSGRRGGDQIKEMELKLHPDLKGPLRALCEDESTTVIVLSGSDRSVLDENFGEFNLWLAAEHGMFLRPTDGEWMTTMPEHLNMDWVDSVKHVFEYFTERTPRSHFEHRETSFVWNYKYADVEFGRLQARDMLQHLWTGPISNAAVDVVQGSRSVEVRSVGVTKGAAIDRILGEIVHSKSMVTPIDYVLCIGHFLGKDEDIYVFFDPEYPSEPKVKPDGASVSVDRRQNGRPSNGRSNSRNSQARTQKPQVAPPPPERSSSSSDHSTANNNSHHDWREGSSVLDLNGDNYFSCAVGRKRSNARYLLNSSEDVVSFLKEMAESTTPRAGGLPPGAAADYMFLDRQ